From the Caldalkalibacillus thermarum genome, one window contains:
- the trmD gene encoding tRNA (guanosine(37)-N1)-methyltransferase TrmD: protein MSKLSIDILTLFPEMFSGVLNSSILGKAQEKQLVQFHLINFRDYATNKHKQVDDYPYGGGGGMVLKPEPLFYAVEDRLSQLPTHVKPRILLMSPQGERFTQQKAEELARENHLIFICGHYEGYDERIRQYLVTDEISIGDYVLTGGELAAMVIIDSVVRLREGVLGNQSSPKDDSFSTGLLEYPQYTRPADFRGMKVPEVLLSGHHERIKEWRRRQALYRTWQRRPDLLKNYPLSDQEKAWIAEWEKQKEKQKKD from the coding sequence ATGAGTAAGCTCTCGATTGATATTCTTACCCTGTTCCCAGAGATGTTTTCTGGGGTGTTGAATAGCAGCATCCTGGGCAAAGCGCAGGAGAAACAATTGGTCCAGTTTCATTTGATCAACTTCCGGGACTATGCCACCAATAAACACAAACAGGTGGATGATTACCCCTACGGGGGCGGGGGAGGCATGGTGCTTAAGCCGGAACCCCTTTTTTATGCGGTGGAAGATCGGTTGAGCCAACTGCCCACCCACGTCAAGCCCCGAATCTTGCTCATGTCTCCTCAAGGTGAGCGCTTCACGCAGCAGAAAGCGGAAGAATTGGCCCGTGAGAATCATTTAATCTTCATTTGCGGACATTATGAGGGTTATGATGAGCGCATTCGCCAGTATTTGGTGACAGACGAGATCTCCATCGGTGATTATGTGTTAACTGGCGGTGAGCTGGCCGCTATGGTAATTATTGACAGCGTTGTCCGGCTGCGGGAAGGGGTACTTGGCAATCAATCCTCACCCAAAGATGACTCTTTCAGCACCGGGCTTCTGGAGTATCCCCAATATACCAGGCCTGCTGATTTCAGAGGCATGAAAGTTCCGGAAGTCCTCCTTTCTGGACATCATGAACGGATTAAGGAATGGCGCCGTCGTCAGGCTCTGTACCGGACCTGGCAACGCCGTCCAGATCTGTTAAAAAACTATCCGTTATCTGACCAGGAAAAAGCCTGGATTGCTGAATGGGAAAAACAGAAAGAAAAACAGAAAAAGGATTGA
- the ftsY gene encoding signal recognition particle-docking protein FtsY, with protein sequence MSFFKKLKEKISHQTESVTAKFKEGLSKTRDSFAEKINDLLSRYRKVDEEFFEELEEILIQADVGVQTVMELVDELKLEAKRQKLEDSESVKPLITQKFVELLHSSAGNQQLNMASDGLTVILFVGVNGVGKTTTIGKMAHMFKNQGKKVMLAAGDTFRAGAIEQLEIWGERAGVDVIKHQAGSDPAAVIYDAIQAARKRDIDVLLCDTAGRLQNKVNLMQELNKIYRVIQREIPGAPHETLLVLDATTGQNAFSQAKTFNEATGITGIVLTKLDGTAKGGIVIAISNELGIPVKFVGLGEKLDDLQPFDAEQYVYALFSELFEDRENLQQSEQ encoded by the coding sequence ATGAGCTTTTTCAAAAAGTTGAAAGAAAAAATTTCACACCAGACAGAAAGCGTAACAGCCAAATTCAAAGAGGGATTATCCAAAACAAGGGATTCCTTTGCCGAAAAAATTAACGACCTGTTAAGCCGCTACCGCAAAGTGGATGAGGAGTTTTTTGAGGAGCTGGAAGAAATCTTAATCCAGGCGGATGTAGGCGTACAAACGGTGATGGAGCTGGTCGATGAGCTTAAACTAGAAGCAAAAAGGCAAAAACTAGAGGACAGCGAATCTGTAAAGCCCCTTATTACACAAAAATTTGTAGAGCTGCTCCACTCATCTGCTGGGAATCAGCAGTTGAACATGGCCAGCGATGGCCTTACCGTTATTTTGTTTGTCGGGGTAAATGGTGTCGGCAAGACCACCACCATCGGCAAGATGGCGCACATGTTCAAAAATCAGGGCAAAAAGGTGATGCTGGCCGCTGGAGATACATTCCGGGCCGGGGCCATCGAGCAGCTGGAAATCTGGGGCGAGCGAGCCGGAGTGGATGTGATTAAACACCAGGCTGGCAGTGACCCTGCCGCCGTCATCTACGATGCCATTCAGGCAGCTCGAAAAAGGGACATTGACGTGCTTTTATGTGACACCGCCGGGCGTTTGCAAAACAAAGTTAACCTCATGCAGGAGCTTAATAAAATTTACCGGGTGATTCAGCGCGAAATCCCTGGTGCTCCCCATGAAACATTGCTTGTTTTAGATGCGACGACTGGTCAAAACGCATTTTCACAAGCGAAAACATTTAACGAAGCGACTGGTATTACCGGAATTGTACTGACTAAACTGGATGGAACGGCAAAAGGCGGCATTGTCATTGCCATCAGCAATGAATTGGGTATTCCGGTGAAATTTGTAGGTCTGGGTGAAAAACTGGATGACCTGCAACCCTTTGATGCGGAACAATATGTTTACGCCTTATTCTCAGAGCTCTTTGAGGACAGGGAAAACCTGCAGCAGAGTGAACAATAA
- the rimM gene encoding ribosome maturation factor RimM (Essential for efficient processing of 16S rRNA): MTKYYTVGKIVNTHGIRGEVRVITVSDFKDKRYQPGNTLYFFASHQQAEGKPLTVASHRTHKQFDLLAFEGHHSINDVEQYKGGWLKIPEDEREPLPEGEYYFDQIIGCEVVTDTGQTLGTVETILTPGANDVWMVKSPGRKKEILIPYIEDVVKEVDVDQKRITIHVIEGLLDE; the protein is encoded by the coding sequence ATGACCAAGTACTACACGGTTGGCAAGATTGTGAATACGCATGGGATACGCGGCGAAGTTCGTGTCATCACTGTTTCAGATTTTAAAGATAAACGCTATCAACCTGGAAACACCCTTTACTTTTTTGCCAGCCATCAACAAGCTGAAGGCAAGCCGCTGACTGTGGCCAGTCATCGTACCCATAAGCAGTTTGATTTGCTCGCTTTTGAAGGCCATCATAGTATTAATGATGTGGAACAGTATAAAGGGGGCTGGCTTAAGATCCCGGAAGATGAACGGGAACCCCTGCCTGAAGGGGAGTATTACTTTGATCAAATTATTGGCTGCGAAGTGGTCACCGATACGGGCCAAACGCTGGGAACAGTGGAAACCATTTTAACCCCTGGCGCCAATGATGTATGGATGGTTAAATCGCCCGGCAGAAAAAAAGAGATTCTCATCCCTTACATCGAGGATGTGGTTAAAGAAGTGGATGTAGATCAGAAACGGATTACAATTCATGTCATTGAGGGGTTATTGGATGAGTAA
- the smc gene encoding chromosome segregation protein SMC encodes MYLKRLELYGFKSFADRTELEFVPGITAVVGPNGSGKSNVADAVRWVLGEQSAKTLRGSKMEDIIFAGSDTRKPINYAEVSLTLDNTDQSLDVDYTEVTVTRRVYRSGESEYFINKQPCRLKDIVELFMDTGVGKEAYSIIGQGRIEEILSTKAEDRRGIFEEAAGVVKYKNRKKEAERKLEETEANLTRIQDIIAEVEDQLGPLEDQAAKAKRYKTLKAELTQKEIACYVHLIETLYQEWEEANKQLEILKTEAEAHMSNVNRQEAVFEQLKWELNQTELKLDKLQQQLLSVTEDVEKLEAQREVLRERKKNFSSNKQDILAKIKQLQERRQQTADEWAQEREKLERLDQEIKKLKAEIRQKEEQAHHLAEHVDERLEQLKGDYIQYLNEHASLKNEYRHIERSIEQYEQRLKRLKEENKRYLHEREALNKELQDIGQQRQATQSKLEQLRKKYQVLKEKKTTLEDELKHKEAAYHQQLSRLEQLQARKQFLTELKEDFSGYMQGVKEILKARDSLLSGIDGAVAELITVPKAYELAIETALGAALQHIVVRDEAAAREAIAYLKKHQLGRATFLPRSVIQARLMPVHHRQIIDQGQGIIGMANELIEVAEKYRSIIDYLLGQVVVTQTLKEANTLAKQLQYRYRIVTLEGDIVNPGGSMTGGSVKKNKSNLLGREREIESLAEAIAQLNHALQDEKRNIEQMERDLKQLDEGLTAVQEEAERLKEKDQRFKDDLAQLEFQQKRLNEKLELYDQESADYLCQLGEAKAQKQQIAAKLSDHEQQSAAIEAEIKKLEQLKKENEQSKAETAEYLTRLKVDLAAKQQEYDGIMRHMERLAATKQEVEEELALAHDNLLQLEGNLGAQHTREDELEELVKQKKEEKEHLNQQIEIVRKERKEKQQTLEELEIQIRELRKVLKQTETNIHRHEVKVNRLDVELENYFTILREEYELSYELAKAQYPLPGDFEQVKQEVDQLKREIQNLGTVNLGAIEEYERLSERHSFLKEQEKDLLEAKETLYDVIKEMDEEMSRRFEDTFSQVRGHFQQVFQQLFGGGRADLILTEPDNLLTTGVDIMVQPPGKKLQHLSLLSGGERALTAIALLFAILRVKPVPFCVLDEVEAALDEANVYRFAQYLREFSRETQFIVITHRKGTMEGSDVLYGITMQESGVSKLVSVKLEDKQQLVTV; translated from the coding sequence ATGTACCTCAAACGTTTGGAATTGTACGGCTTTAAATCTTTCGCTGACCGTACCGAATTAGAGTTTGTTCCTGGCATCACCGCTGTGGTCGGTCCCAACGGAAGTGGAAAGAGCAACGTAGCTGATGCCGTGCGCTGGGTTTTGGGTGAACAGTCGGCCAAAACGCTGCGTGGTTCCAAAATGGAAGACATTATTTTTGCTGGAAGTGACACTCGCAAGCCAATCAACTACGCCGAGGTTTCTCTAACTCTGGACAATACGGATCAAAGCCTGGATGTGGACTACACCGAGGTGACGGTGACCCGCCGGGTATATCGTTCCGGGGAAAGTGAGTATTTTATCAATAAACAGCCCTGCCGCTTGAAAGATATTGTTGAGCTGTTTATGGATACCGGAGTCGGTAAGGAGGCTTATTCTATCATTGGCCAGGGCCGGATTGAAGAAATACTGAGCACCAAGGCTGAGGACCGCCGTGGAATTTTTGAAGAAGCGGCAGGTGTTGTAAAATATAAAAATCGCAAGAAAGAGGCAGAGCGTAAACTTGAAGAAACAGAGGCTAATTTAACCCGCATCCAGGACATTATCGCTGAAGTGGAAGATCAATTGGGTCCGCTTGAAGACCAGGCAGCCAAAGCCAAAAGGTATAAAACCCTGAAGGCCGAACTGACTCAAAAGGAGATCGCCTGTTATGTGCATTTAATTGAAACTTTGTATCAGGAGTGGGAAGAGGCAAACAAACAGCTTGAGATATTAAAAACTGAAGCAGAAGCCCATATGTCTAATGTGAATCGGCAGGAAGCTGTTTTTGAGCAATTAAAATGGGAACTCAACCAAACAGAACTTAAACTGGACAAGCTGCAACAGCAGCTTCTCTCCGTGACTGAGGATGTGGAAAAACTTGAGGCCCAAAGGGAAGTGCTGAGGGAGAGAAAGAAAAATTTCTCATCCAATAAACAGGATATCTTAGCTAAAATTAAACAGCTTCAAGAGCGGCGGCAGCAGACGGCCGATGAGTGGGCTCAAGAAAGAGAAAAGCTGGAGAGACTGGACCAGGAAATAAAAAAATTAAAAGCGGAGATCAGGCAAAAGGAAGAACAGGCTCACCATCTGGCAGAACATGTCGATGAGCGTCTGGAACAACTGAAGGGAGACTATATTCAATATCTAAATGAGCATGCCTCGTTAAAAAACGAGTACCGTCACATCGAACGCAGTATCGAGCAATATGAACAGCGCTTGAAACGGCTGAAGGAGGAAAACAAGCGCTACCTTCACGAAAGGGAAGCTTTAAACAAAGAGCTGCAGGACATAGGGCAACAGCGTCAGGCTACACAGTCTAAACTTGAACAACTGCGCAAGAAGTATCAGGTACTTAAAGAGAAAAAAACAACATTGGAGGATGAGTTAAAACACAAGGAAGCAGCATACCACCAGCAACTCTCCCGTCTGGAACAACTGCAAGCTCGCAAGCAATTTTTAACTGAGCTCAAAGAAGATTTTAGCGGATATATGCAAGGGGTTAAAGAGATATTGAAAGCGAGGGACAGCCTCCTTTCTGGTATTGATGGAGCAGTGGCGGAACTGATCACCGTTCCTAAAGCATACGAATTGGCCATTGAAACCGCCTTGGGTGCCGCTCTTCAACATATTGTTGTCCGTGATGAAGCTGCGGCCAGGGAAGCTATTGCTTACTTGAAAAAACACCAATTGGGCCGTGCCACTTTTTTGCCCCGCAGTGTGATTCAAGCCCGCTTGATGCCTGTTCATCACCGCCAAATTATCGATCAAGGCCAAGGCATCATTGGCATGGCCAACGAACTGATTGAAGTTGCTGAAAAGTACCGCTCCATCATCGATTATCTGCTGGGGCAGGTGGTGGTGACACAGACATTAAAAGAAGCAAACACGCTGGCCAAACAGCTTCAATACCGCTACCGCATCGTAACCCTGGAAGGCGATATCGTCAATCCCGGCGGTTCCATGACCGGTGGGAGTGTCAAAAAGAATAAAAGCAACCTATTGGGAAGGGAAAGGGAAATAGAAAGCCTGGCAGAGGCCATTGCCCAGCTTAACCACGCTTTGCAAGACGAAAAACGTAACATCGAACAGATGGAGAGAGACCTTAAACAACTTGATGAGGGGCTTACGGCAGTCCAGGAAGAAGCTGAACGGCTCAAAGAGAAAGACCAGCGTTTCAAGGACGATTTAGCACAACTGGAATTTCAACAAAAACGTCTCAATGAAAAACTGGAGTTGTATGACCAGGAAAGTGCAGATTATCTGTGCCAGTTGGGAGAAGCTAAAGCCCAAAAGCAACAGATTGCCGCTAAGCTGAGTGATCACGAACAGCAATCAGCAGCCATTGAGGCCGAAATTAAAAAGCTTGAACAGCTCAAAAAAGAGAACGAACAATCTAAAGCTGAAACAGCCGAATATCTCACCCGTTTAAAAGTTGACTTGGCAGCCAAACAACAGGAATATGACGGAATTATGCGCCATATGGAGCGGCTGGCAGCCACTAAACAGGAAGTGGAAGAAGAATTAGCCTTAGCCCATGACAATCTGTTGCAGCTGGAAGGCAATTTGGGTGCCCAACACACCAGAGAGGATGAACTAGAAGAGCTGGTTAAACAGAAAAAAGAGGAGAAAGAACACTTAAACCAGCAAATTGAGATTGTCCGCAAGGAACGTAAAGAAAAACAGCAGACTCTGGAGGAACTTGAAATTCAAATCAGGGAATTGCGCAAGGTTTTGAAACAGACGGAAACAAATATTCACCGGCACGAGGTGAAGGTTAACCGGCTGGATGTTGAATTGGAAAACTACTTTACGATCCTGCGGGAAGAATATGAATTAAGTTATGAATTGGCCAAAGCCCAGTATCCTTTGCCTGGTGACTTTGAACAGGTCAAACAGGAAGTGGATCAGCTTAAAAGGGAGATTCAGAACCTGGGCACGGTCAACCTTGGGGCCATCGAAGAATATGAACGGCTTTCTGAACGCCATTCTTTCCTGAAAGAGCAAGAAAAGGACTTACTTGAAGCCAAGGAAACGCTGTATGACGTGATCAAGGAAATGGACGAAGAAATGAGTAGGCGGTTTGAGGACACGTTTAGCCAAGTGCGGGGACATTTCCAGCAAGTGTTTCAACAGTTGTTCGGCGGGGGACGGGCTGACCTGATTCTGACCGAACCGGACAACCTTTTGACGACAGGTGTGGACATTATGGTCCAGCCACCAGGTAAAAAGCTCCAGCACCTTAGTTTATTGTCTGGCGGGGAGCGGGCTTTAACAGCGATTGCCTTGTTGTTTGCCATACTGCGGGTTAAACCGGTTCCTTTCTGTGTGCTGGACGAAGTGGAAGCTGCGTTGGATGAAGCGAATGTGTACCGCTTTGCCCAGTATTTAAGGGAATTTTCCAGAGAAACCCAATTTATTGTCATTACCCACCGCAAGGGGACGATGGAGGGTTCAGATGTGTTATACGGCATTACCATGCAGGAGTCCGGGGTGTCGAAGCTCGTTTCCGTTAAACTGGAGGATAAGCAACAGTTGGTGACCGTTTAA
- the ffh gene encoding signal recognition particle protein — translation MAFEGLADRLQETLRKIRGKGKVTEADVKEMMREVRLALLEADVNFKVVRDFVNRVKERAVGQEVLKSLTPGQQVIKVVNEELTALMGGENAKLAVSQRPPTVIMMVGLQGAGKTTTTGKLAKYLQKQNRNPLLVAADIYRPAAIKQLQVLGEQINVPVFSLGDKESPVVIAKKAIEQAKEQHNDYVLIDTAGRLHIDETLMNELNQIKEEVRPDEILLVVDAMTGQDAVNVAQSFNEQLNITGVILTKLDGDTRGGAALSVKAVTGQPIKFVGMGEKLDALEPFHPDRMASRILGMGDVLTLIEKAQREVDQEKAKELERKIRKMEFTFDDFLEQLEQVRNMGPLDELLSMLPGAGKMKGLKDLKVDEKKLKQVEAIIRSMTKEEKQNPEIINASRRKRIAQGSGTSVQDVNRLLKQFQDMKKMMKQMSALAGKKKKRKGFKFPFGPF, via the coding sequence ATGGCGTTTGAAGGATTAGCCGACCGACTGCAAGAGACGTTGCGCAAGATTCGGGGAAAAGGTAAGGTGACCGAAGCGGACGTCAAAGAGATGATGAGGGAAGTCCGTCTAGCCTTGTTGGAGGCGGACGTCAATTTCAAAGTGGTGCGCGATTTTGTCAATCGTGTCAAAGAGAGGGCTGTTGGCCAAGAGGTGTTAAAAAGCCTCACGCCCGGACAGCAGGTTATTAAGGTCGTCAATGAGGAACTGACGGCTTTAATGGGTGGGGAAAACGCCAAATTGGCAGTCAGCCAGCGTCCTCCGACCGTGATTATGATGGTTGGCCTTCAAGGGGCCGGGAAAACCACCACAACCGGGAAACTGGCCAAATACTTGCAGAAGCAGAACCGCAACCCGCTCTTGGTCGCTGCCGATATTTACCGTCCTGCCGCCATTAAACAGCTGCAAGTATTGGGAGAGCAGATTAATGTTCCCGTTTTCTCGCTGGGTGACAAGGAAAGTCCGGTGGTAATTGCCAAAAAGGCGATTGAACAAGCCAAAGAGCAGCACAACGACTATGTCTTGATAGACACGGCGGGCCGCTTGCACATCGATGAAACCCTGATGAATGAATTGAATCAAATTAAGGAAGAGGTGCGTCCGGACGAGATCCTCCTCGTTGTGGATGCCATGACTGGTCAGGATGCCGTCAATGTGGCCCAAAGTTTTAATGAACAGCTCAACATCACTGGCGTCATTTTGACCAAGCTGGACGGCGATACCCGCGGTGGGGCTGCTCTGTCAGTCAAAGCCGTCACGGGACAGCCTATTAAGTTTGTAGGTATGGGTGAGAAGCTTGATGCGCTGGAGCCTTTCCATCCGGACCGGATGGCCTCCCGTATTCTGGGGATGGGCGATGTGCTCACCCTGATTGAAAAAGCCCAGCGGGAAGTTGACCAGGAAAAAGCCAAAGAGCTGGAACGCAAAATTCGTAAAATGGAATTTACCTTTGACGACTTCCTGGAGCAATTGGAGCAGGTTCGCAATATGGGACCGCTGGATGAACTGTTAAGTATGTTGCCAGGGGCAGGCAAAATGAAGGGGCTTAAGGATCTCAAAGTGGATGAGAAGAAATTAAAACAAGTGGAAGCGATCATCCGCTCCATGACCAAAGAAGAAAAACAAAACCCCGAAATTATTAACGCCAGCCGTCGCAAACGGATTGCCCAAGGCAGCGGAACCTCTGTTCAAGATGTCAACCGTCTGTTAAAACAGTTTCAGGACATGAAGAAAATGATGAAGCAGATGTCCGCTCTGGCCGGAAAAAAGAAGAAAAGAAAGGGTTTCAAATTTCCCTTTGGTCCGTTTTAA
- a CDS encoding KH domain-containing protein — protein MKTLIETIARSLVDHPQDVQVTEKQREQTIVYQLNVHPDDTGKVIGKQGKIAKALRTVVNAAGATKGKRIYIDIN, from the coding sequence GTGAAGACACTGATCGAAACCATTGCACGGTCGCTGGTTGATCATCCCCAAGATGTTCAAGTCACTGAAAAACAGCGTGAGCAAACTATTGTTTACCAATTAAACGTTCATCCCGATGACACGGGAAAAGTAATTGGCAAACAAGGAAAAATTGCCAAAGCACTGCGGACAGTGGTCAACGCAGCTGGTGCGACAAAGGGAAAACGTATCTATATTGATATCAATTAG
- the lepB gene encoding signal peptidase I encodes MSQSYDTFRDDHEEQNPQSDSGLSEAWEWLKAIILAVAIALIIRLLLFAPIVVDGESMLPTLHDRERLIVNKAVYLWSEPQRGDIIVFHATQDKDWIKRVIGRPGDIVEVKNGILYINGEQVDEPYLDPSSQFVMHDFREIVPEGELFVMGDNRANSRDSRNIGTIPISSVVGRADLVFWPLQNIRLVK; translated from the coding sequence TTGAGCCAATCATATGATACTTTCAGGGATGACCATGAAGAGCAAAATCCGCAATCAGATTCTGGTTTAAGCGAGGCTTGGGAATGGTTAAAAGCCATTATACTGGCTGTAGCCATTGCGCTTATCATTCGCCTCTTGTTATTTGCTCCAATCGTGGTTGATGGGGAATCCATGTTGCCGACATTACATGACAGGGAAAGATTAATAGTCAACAAAGCCGTCTATTTGTGGAGCGAACCGCAACGGGGGGATATTATCGTCTTTCACGCTACCCAGGATAAAGACTGGATCAAACGGGTCATCGGCAGACCTGGCGATATAGTGGAAGTGAAAAATGGGATATTATATATAAATGGGGAACAAGTAGACGAACCGTATCTTGACCCTTCGTCTCAATTTGTCATGCATGACTTTCGCGAGATCGTCCCCGAGGGTGAGCTCTTTGTGATGGGGGATAACCGTGCAAACAGCCGCGACAGCAGAAATATTGGCACCATCCCCATCAGTTCGGTTGTGGGCCGTGCAGACTTGGTGTTTTGGCCTTTACAGAATATCCGCTTGGTTAAATAA
- the rpsP gene encoding 30S ribosomal protein S16 produces the protein MAVKIRLKRMGAKKKPFYRVVVADSRSPRDGRFIEQIGTYNPLSQPAEIKIDEEKALKWLQNGAKPSDTVRSLLSKTGVLAKFHELKQK, from the coding sequence ATGGCAGTTAAAATTCGTCTGAAACGCATGGGTGCGAAAAAGAAACCGTTCTATCGCGTGGTGGTGGCCGATTCCCGTTCTCCGCGAGATGGCCGTTTTATTGAGCAAATTGGTACTTACAATCCTCTCAGCCAGCCAGCTGAAATCAAAATTGATGAAGAAAAAGCACTCAAGTGGCTGCAAAACGGTGCTAAGCCGTCTGATACGGTGCGCAGTCTGTTAAGCAAAACCGGCGTTTTGGCTAAGTTTCATGAACTCAAACAAAAATAA
- a CDS encoding putative DNA-binding protein encodes MLEKKTHLNLLYDFYHSLLTDKQRQYMELYYYDDLSLGEIAEEFQVSRQAVYEHLKRAEELLHKYESQLQLVAKYEQRQQLLKRMEAILEESSPDLEELKRLVSALKNVD; translated from the coding sequence ATGCTGGAAAAGAAAACGCATCTAAACTTGCTGTATGACTTTTACCATTCGCTGTTGACAGACAAACAGCGGCAGTATATGGAGCTGTATTACTATGACGACCTGTCCCTGGGTGAAATTGCGGAAGAGTTTCAGGTGAGCCGTCAGGCTGTCTATGAACACCTGAAACGGGCTGAAGAGCTGCTCCATAAATACGAATCTCAATTACAACTCGTCGCAAAGTATGAACAGCGCCAACAGCTGCTGAAGCGAATGGAAGCCATACTGGAGGAAAGCTCACCGGATTTGGAAGAGTTGAAACGTCTGGTGTCCGCATTGAAAAACGTGGATTAG
- the ylqF gene encoding ribosome biogenesis GTPase YlqF translates to MTIQWYPGHMAKAKRQVMEKLKLIDVVIELLDARLPFSSQNPMMDELVKDKPRLVLLNKKDLADPSVTEKWLRFFDKKAFQALAVDAQSGNGIKAIPSACQTLARDIMKKMTDKGMKPRPIRALIVGIPNVGKSSLINRLAKRHVAKTGDRPGVTKAQQWIKTGHGLELLDTPGILWPKFDDPLVGLKLAASGAIRDEILPKEEVALFAIDFLRRVYPERLKNRYSLQGLTGTNVEIMEAIGRKRGCLKAGASVDYERISDIILNDLRSGKLGPISFETPEAVNKSHTVV, encoded by the coding sequence GTGACGATTCAATGGTATCCGGGCCATATGGCCAAAGCCAAACGACAAGTCATGGAAAAGCTGAAACTGATTGATGTTGTCATCGAATTGCTGGATGCCCGACTGCCTTTCTCTTCTCAAAACCCGATGATGGATGAATTGGTTAAAGATAAACCGCGATTGGTTCTTTTAAATAAAAAGGATTTAGCAGATCCCTCCGTCACTGAGAAGTGGCTTCGTTTCTTTGATAAGAAAGCTTTTCAGGCTTTGGCCGTTGACGCCCAATCTGGCAATGGAATCAAAGCCATTCCCTCTGCCTGTCAAACGTTGGCCCGCGATATCATGAAGAAGATGACCGACAAAGGCATGAAGCCCCGCCCCATTAGAGCCCTGATTGTAGGTATACCTAATGTTGGAAAATCTTCATTGATCAACCGGCTGGCCAAACGGCACGTCGCTAAGACAGGAGACAGGCCCGGGGTGACCAAAGCCCAGCAATGGATCAAAACAGGACATGGATTAGAGCTTTTAGACACTCCGGGTATCTTATGGCCAAAATTTGATGACCCGCTGGTAGGATTGAAACTGGCTGCCAGCGGAGCCATTCGGGATGAGATACTGCCAAAAGAGGAGGTAGCCTTATTTGCCATAGATTTTTTGCGCCGTGTTTATCCCGAGCGTTTAAAAAACAGATACTCTTTGCAAGGACTCACCGGAACGAATGTTGAAATAATGGAAGCCATAGGGCGAAAAAGGGGCTGCCTTAAAGCGGGAGCCAGTGTAGATTACGAACGCATCAGCGACATCATTTTGAACGATCTGCGCTCTGGTAAGTTGGGACCCATTAGCTTTGAAACTCCGGAAGCAGTGAATAAGAGCCATACAGTTGTCTAA
- the rplS gene encoding 50S ribosomal protein L19 — MHPIIRELEKEQLRNDIPQFRPGDTVRVHVKVVEGQRERIQVFEGVVIRRRGTGISETFTVRKISNGVGVERTFPLHSPKIEKLEVVRRGKVRRAKLYYLRKLQGKAARIKEIR; from the coding sequence ATGCATCCCATCATTCGTGAACTTGAGAAGGAACAATTGAGAAATGACATTCCCCAATTCCGCCCTGGAGATACCGTTCGTGTTCACGTTAAAGTTGTAGAAGGTCAACGTGAACGTATTCAGGTTTTTGAAGGGGTTGTGATTCGCCGCCGCGGCACCGGTATCAGTGAAACCTTTACCGTCCGGAAAATTTCTAACGGTGTTGGGGTTGAACGTACATTCCCATTACATTCTCCGAAAATCGAGAAGCTTGAAGTTGTGCGCCGCGGTAAAGTTCGCCGTGCCAAGCTTTACTACTTGCGTAAATTGCAAGGTAAAGCTGCTCGAATCAAAGAAATTCGATAG